One Bemisia tabaci chromosome 7, PGI_BMITA_v3 DNA window includes the following coding sequences:
- the LOC140225067 gene encoding probable serine hydrolase yields the protein MYLVVAIQNISILCRNVLNSCVKSQLFHETFAGKTWGNNSNAPVLVVHGRLDNCGTFDPLIPLLPQEYFYVCIDFPGHGKSSPFPVGTPLKFFDFVLTLKRVVDYFNWKEVTCLGHSFGVQTSLYLAAIYPELVTKIIALEIGLGGVETNQLTLRYRERFDQLLSLEKKLANRSPPSYSYAEAANRVKKNRWMSELTDEACSILIKRSLVPNGNGFFFSTDQRFRLGVGPDLTGEQQISIFKQVKCPVLLILGDITEREFWAKADIVKKIYNYFKTEALNISMVTVNGNHDVHLNHPERVSPHIRSFLLSNPSTR from the exons atgtattta GTGGTTGCGattcaaaatatttccattTTGTGTAGGAATGTTCTTAACTCGTGTGTAAAAtcacaattgtttcatgaaactTTTGCAGGTAAAACGTGGGGAAATAACAGTAACGCTCCAGTTTTGGTTGTACATGGCCGACTTGACAACTGCGGAACATTCGATCCGTTGATCCCTTTGCTACCGCAAGAATACTTCTATGTGTGTATCGATTTCCCTGGTCATGGGAAGTCATCGCCATTTCCCGTAGGAACACCTTTGAAATTCTTCGACTTCGTTTTAACATTGAAAAGAGTGGTCGACTACTTTAATTGGAAGGAGGTAACATGTCTAGGTCATAGTTTTGGGGTGCAGACCAGTCTTTACCTTGCAGCAATTTATCCTGAATTGGTGACAAAAATAATAGCTTTGGAAATAGGGCTAGGTGGTGTAGAGACGAATCAGCTTACCCTTCGGTATCGGGAAAGATTTGATCAGTTATTAAGCCTAGAGAAGAAACTTGCCAACAGGAGTCCTCCGTCTTATTCTTATGCAGAGGCAGCTAATCGAGTGAAGAAAAATAGATGGATGTCCGAGTTAACGGATGAAGCTTGTAGTATATTAATCAAGAGGTCTCTTGTTCCCAATggcaatggtttttttttcagcactGATCAGCGGTTCAGACTTGGTGTGGGGCCAGATTTGACCGGTGAACAGCAGATTTCAATATTCAAGCAAGTCAAGTGTCCAGTTTTACTTATCCTGGGTGATATAACTGAGAGAGAATTTTGGGCAAAAGCCGATATTGTTAAAAAgatttacaattattttaaaactgaagCGTTAAATATATCGATGGTAACAGTGAATGGTAACCATGATGTCCATTTGAACCATCCTGAAAGGGTTTCGCCTCATATCAGGTCATTTTTGTTAAGTAATCCCAGCACTCGTTGA
- the LOC109032741 gene encoding serine hydrolase-like protein gives MLSRFRISNYFASRMRQCSLLPVYKEHNFYMEGKVLIPIIRSMTSSPISIPVPWGCVEGKTWGNNHNAPVLAVHGRQDNCGTFDRLIPMLPQEYLYVCIDLPGHGKSSPFPSGTTLKFFDYVLTMKRVVEYFNWKEFTCLGHSFGADLSLYLGAIYPELVKNIIALETGPDIVETHQLPQWYREQCDQLLSLEKKLANRSPPSYSHAEATQRMKKNRWFSELTDEACNILLKRSLVSNNNGFYFSTDQRFKIGVGPEPVLTCEQQISVFKQVKCPTLIVMADNTVKEYWEKNKAAKPMYDYFKTEAVNTKVVIVNGNHDVHLNHPERVFSFVSSFLSDARSKL, from the exons ATGTTGAGTCGTTTCAGGATTTCGAATTATTTTGCCAGTCGTATGAGACAATGTTCATTGCTGCCTGTCTACAAGGAACACAATTTTTACATGGAAGGCAAG GTTCTCATACCAATAATTCGCTCCATGACATCTAGTCCAATTTCGATTCCTGTGCCTTGGGGCTGTGTCGAAG gtaaaacaTGGGGAAATAACCACAATGCTCCAGTTCTGGCTGTGCACGGTCGACAAGACAATTGTGGAACATTCGATCGATTGATCCCTATGCTGCCTCAAGAGTACTTATACGTCTGTATTGACCTTCCTGGTCACGGGAAATCGTCTCCTTTTCCGTCAGGGACAACTCTGAAGTTCTTTGACTATGTTTTAACCATGAAAAGAGTGGTGGAATATTTTAATTGGAAGGAGTTTACATGTCTGGGCCACAGTTTTGGGGCCGATCTCAGTCTATACCTTGGAGCAATCTACCCAGAACTGGTGAAAAATATAATAGCTTTAGAAACAGGACCAGATATCGTAGAAACTCACCAGCTTCCTCAGTGGTATCGGGAGCAATGCGATCAATTATTAAGCCTAGAGAAGAAACTAGCCAACAGGAGTCCCCCATCTTATTCTCATGCTGAGGCAACAcagcgaatgaaaaaaaatcgttggTTTTCAGAGTTGACGGATGAAGCTTGCAATATTTTACTGAAAAGATCTCTTGTTTCCAATAACAATGGCTTTTACTTCAGCACTGATCAACGGTTCAAAATTGGTGTTGGACCTGAACCTGTGTTGACCTGCGAGCAGcaaatttcagtatttaaaCAAGTTAAATGTCCGACTTTAATTGTAATGGCTGATAATACTGTGAAGGagtactgggaaaaaaacaaggCTGCTAAACCTATGTACGATTATTTTAAGACGGAAGCGGTAAATACCAAGGTGGTAATAGTGAATGGCAACCATGATGTCCATTTGAATCATCCTGAGAGAGTTTTTTCATTTGTTAGTTCATTTTTGTCAGATGCTCGAAGCAAACTTTGA
- the LOC109032742 gene encoding LOW QUALITY PROTEIN: serine hydrolase-like protein (The sequence of the model RefSeq protein was modified relative to this genomic sequence to represent the inferred CDS: inserted 1 base in 1 codon) yields MLSRYRKLNFLTHHMRHYSISNNLKEHKFLTKNKAPVPVFRFITSSSISIPVPWGSVEGKTWGKSDNAPVLVAHGRHDNCGTFDPLIPMLPQEYFYICFDLPGHGKSSPFPAGTPLKFFDYVLTMKRVVDYFSXEVTCLGHSLGAYASFYLAAIYPELVKKLIGLEIVTLGSVETHQIASWYREQFDQLLNIEKKLANQSPPSYSYTEAACRMKYNRWNSELTDEACSILLKRSLVSKDSGFYFSTDQRCKMNDWPVLNCDQQISVFKQIKCPILLVLADNTERNSWAKNPIFQPVYNYFKTEALNTSVIIVSGNHDVHLNYPERVSPYVRSFLSNT; encoded by the exons ATGTTGAGCAGATACAGAAAGTTAAACTTTCTCACCCATCATATGAGGCACTATTCAATATCCAACAACTTGAAGGAACACAAGTTTCTCACGAAAAATAAG GCACCAGTACCAGTATTTCGCTTCATAACATCCAGCTCAATCTCGATTCCTGTGCCTTGGGGCTCTGTCGAAG GTAAAACATGGGGAAAAAGTGACAATGCTCCAGTTTTAGTTGCACATGGCCGTCACGACAATTGTGGAACATTCGATCCGCTGATTCCCATGCTGCctcaagaatatttttataTCTGTTTTGACCTCCCTGGTCATGGAAAATCGTCCCCGTTTCCGGCAGGGACACCTCTGAAGTTTTTTGACTACGTTTTAACCATGAAAAGAGTAGTGGACTATTTTA TTGAAGTTACATGTCTGGGTCATAGTTTAGGGGCCTACGCCAGCTTTTACCTTGCAGCAATCTACCCAGAACTGGTGAAAAAGTTAATAGGCCTAGAAATTGTTACATTAGGTAGTGTAGAAACCCATCAGATTGCTTCTTGGTATCGAGAGCAGTTTGATCAGTTAttgaacattgaaaagaaactaGCGAACCAAAGTCCTCCATCTTACTCTTACACTGAGGCAGCTTGTCGGATGAAGTACAATCGATGGAACTCCGAGTTAACAGATGAAGCTTGCAGTATTTTACTAAAGAGGTCTCTCGTTTCCAAAGACAGCGGCTTTTATTTTAGTACCGATCAACGGTGCAAAATGAATGACTGGCCAGTATTGAACTGTGATCAGCAAATTTCAGTATTCAAACAGATTAAGTGTCCCATTTTACTCGTACTGGCTGATAATACTGAGAGAAATTCTTGGGCGAAAAACCCTATTTTCCAACCTgtttacaattattttaaaactgaagCGCTGAATACATCTGTGATAATAGTAAGCGGTAACCATGATGTTCATTTGAATTACCCTGAAAGAGTATCACCATATGTTAGGTCATTCTTGTCAAATACCTGA
- the LOC109032740 gene encoding signal-induced proliferation-associated 1-like protein 3: MVGLNSPDAAATAATTPGAGGPGGGGGGGGSAGRGRGGARERALQAVDYYNSVLRARVNSGMTHHRSNSSLELVHDPQAGPAAALHYDPQILALRREYGSHGSIDVIGADRFGHNHPSGPGSGSENFFALLQEYKPAVLGLDRSRGGGGKGKDDDGRGSLRSKSTADSHSEPGDSLDGTGSPSGPETPDSRADARNANSSPKHKIKFHRFWSSPNSNGVQRRSNGGDRLQEEDEKTSNSANNNDQAAMGNQDAETEDKQRRRAFAHYDCQSLTANLGYVARLRSLLLSRRRNTTTGASAASMIGARAATPEGADTNDEDLGDGRCNDLVESCPFFRNEMGGEEERVVSLTRVNTNESLSNAKNRHSSSYRSYHRPYHRPPLSYGVSILEFPPGDTHWKHGTCPYQKHHRTIESVDQGALYYRRYFFGQDHQNWFGMDENLGPVAISIKRERVNRSNGENTNNATSPNHMFRYRLLIRTSELQTLRGSVLEDLIPNLKPSSSNKHMNTKEVLEYVTPEIQLSCLRLGMNTHQTEETLLKLDEQGLSRQYKVGVMYCRAGQATEEEMYNNENAGPAFIEFLDLIGRTVRLKGFEKYKAGLDNKTDSTGLCSVYSQYQDCEIMFHVSTLLPFTPNNRQQLLRKRHIGNDIVTIVFQEAGALPFTPKNIRSQFQHVFIIIRAINPCSDNTQYRVAVTRSKEVPVFGPPLPEEATFTKSKHFTEFLLAKIINGENAAHRSDKFATMATRTRQEYLKDLVSNYSTNTLIETSQKFSMPLFSSRKRERWRPRIVPDGWVSGALCWVVTLSDSGRDTTVQCILAISADSLVLVETQTRDIVFVTPCKSILGWASQSNSLRIYYHQGECTTVHMREGGDRDELMEVVVRLRSVTPGSPAQELTLRRNPQGQLGFHVQPDGVVTQVETSGLAHQVGLRHGARLVEICKIAVSTLSHDQMVDLLKTSLLVTVTVIPPLPDGSPRRGCSLQNCKYTSSNYEVDYENLSNVEDMKASPKKVAVLQQAVPSHHRRRYERSFSPPRSSSSSGYGTGSSSKSFSGVDPRFPANHEGTLMSCSSGHSSNNDDRWYDLLEPPIDLDNQSANHRVQSDLNDSPPPPLPARLHSTTLNNSNTKSPYNSSHTKIYQSNSLPLSNNNSFSLSVASGLKNSSAAKFGGSRIDFMPVLDKNMNNSSDLAPHQHDFKVGEKVTTCLMSPSDRNDEMQRNLNHHSDSVNEYHLVTRMPKVSDYNGSSIYAQIDTDKSASLPLSVLSNDTDSERAQSEGSGTMSTSSRFSAKSMPGTPSSRGQSPRRLRDTGEARLRPEVASRSPANRHSANLNSTLQQDLMKLISPEYLSSDDSALNKSHGGNMSGLSGKIYSNGNSVSQSTTSIPDLLHRSKSRDNIHSSANSTLSGSALSVASEVILTMARPATVISNAPSPQPGPMESKLSKEERLSPRVTKLSPVKADPNLVVSPEYREDKRSSSMREKLSNSMIHISNSSSASDTGIYGVSTSTPHKKNDENLGIWVSDVAEKLGLDSCSKITNRQMVELQKHLSQLESRLTRETKRRLSLEDEVRSLRDENRRLQEESQNTAQQFRQFTNWFYQTIEKQQ, from the exons ATGGTCGGGCTCAACAGCCCGGATGCGGCGGCGACGGCGGCGACGACACCGGGCGCGGGGGGGCCgggcggcggcgggggcggAGGCGGGAGCGCGGGGCGGGGCCGCGGGGGAGCCCGGGAGCGGGCCCTCCAGGCGGTCGACTACTACAACTCGGTGCTGCGGGCCCGCGTCAACTCGGGCATGACCCACCACCGGAGCAACTCGAGCCTGGAGCTGGTGCACGACCCTCAGGCCGGCCCGGCCGCCGCCCTCCACTACGACCCCCAGATCCTCGCCCTCAGGCGGGAGTACGGCTCCCACGGCAGCATTGACGTCATCGGCGCCGACAG aTTCGGGCACAACCACCCTTCGGGCCCAGGTTCCGGGAGCGAGAACTTCTTCGCCCTGCTGCAGGAGTACAAGCCGGCCGTGCTAGGCCTGGACCGGAGCCGAGGCGGAGGCGGGAAAGGCAAGGACGACGACGGACGCGGGAGCCTGCGGAGCAAGAGCACGGCCGACTCCCACTCGGAGCCCGGCGACTCCCTCGACGGCACCGGGAGCCCCTCCGGGCCGGAGACCCCCGACTCCCGCGCCGACGCCCGCAACGCCAACTCCTCGCCCAAGCACAAGATCAAGTTCCACCGATTCTGGAGCTCCCCCAACAGCAACGGCGTTCAAAG GAGGAGCAACGGTGGAGACCGTCTCCAAGAGGAGGACGAGAAGACGTCGAACAGTGCCAACAACAACGATCAAGCGGCGATGGGGAACCAGGATGCCGAGACAGAGGACAAGCAACGTCGACGAGCATTCGCCCACTACGACTGTCAGTCCCTAACAGCTAATCTCGGCTATGTCGCACGATTGAGGAGTCTCCTTCTGTCCCGCAGACGCAACACCACGACAGGAGCTTCGGCTGCCTCCATGATCGGTGCGCGGGCCGCCACTCCCGAGGGAGCGGACACTAATGATGAGGACCTGGGCGATGGACGCTGTAATGATCTCGTTGAAAG ctGTCCTTTCTTTAGAAACGAAATGGGTGGTGAAGAGGAGCGAGTTGTCAGTTTAACAAGAGTCAACACCAATGAGTCATTGAGCAATGCCAAAAACCGACATTCCTCTTCGTACCGCTCCTATCACCGACCATACCATCGTCCACCCCTGTCATACGGAGTGTCGATTCTCGAATTTCCCCCAGGAGACACACATTGGAAACACGGGACTTGCCCATACCAGAAACACCATCGAACTATTGAAAGTGTTGATCAAGGGGCTTTGTATTATCGCCGCTACTTTTTTGGTCAAG atcACCAAAATTGGTTTGGAATGGATGAAAACTTGGGACCAGTGGCAATCTCTATAAAACGGGAACGAGTAAATCGGTCAAATGGGGAGAACACAAACAATGCAACTAGTCCTAATCATATGTTTAGATATAGGTTATTAATCCGAACCAGTGAG CTTCAAACACTTAGAGGATCCGTACTAGAAGACTTAATTCCAAATCTGAAACCATCCAGCAGTAACAAGCACATGAATACCAAAGAAGTTTTAGAATATGTAACCCCTGAAATCCAGTTATCATG TTTAAGGCTAGGAATGAATACTCATCAAACTGAGGAAACCTTACTCAAACTAGATGAGCAAGGTTTAAGTCGACAGTACAAAGTTGGCGTGATGTATTGTCGAGCTGGACAAGCAACAGAAGAGGAAATGTACAACAATGAAAACGCAGGACCAGCATTTATCGAATTCCTTGATTTGATCGGACGGACTGTTCGACTGAAAGGCTTCGAGAAGTATAAGGCTGGCCTTGACAATAAGA CTGATTCCACGGGTTTGTGCTCTGTGTACTCTCAGTATCAAGATTGCGAGATCATGTTCCACGTCTCAACGCTGCTACCCTTCACTCCCAATAACCGGCAACAGTTATTGAGGAAACGCCACATTGGCAATGACATAGTGACAATTGTTTTCCAAGAAGCAGGAGCACTGCCATTCACTCCAAAAAACATTCGCTCTCAGTTCCAGCATGTATTTATCATAATTCGTGCTATCAATCCTTGCTCCGATAACACGCAGTATAG ggtTGCCGTCACTAGATCGAAAGAAGTGCCAGTTTTTGGACCTCCGCTTCCTGAAGAAGCAACATTCACAAAATCTAAACACTTTACGGAATTTTTACTGGCCAAAATAATTAATGGTGAAAATGCTGCCCATAGGTCGGATAAATTTGCCACTATGGCAACAAGAACTAGACAGGAGTACCTGAAAGATCTCGTCTCTAATTATTCGACCAATACCCTCATAGAAACCTCTCAGAAATTTT CTATGCCTTTATTTAGTAGTCGCAAGCGTGAACGCTGGAGGCCCAGAATTGTGCCAGATGGATGGGTGAGTGGTGCTCTATGCTGGGTGGTAACACTCTCGGATAGTGGACGAGATACAACGGTACAATGCATTCTGGCCATATCTGCTGACTCACTTGTGCTGGTTGAAACGCAGACTCGTGACATCGTTTTCGTGACACCATGTAAATCCATTCTTGGCTGGGCCTCGCAGAGCAACAG CCTGAGAATCTACTACCACCAAGGAGAATGTACGACTGTTCACATGAGAGAAGGAGGAGATCGAGACGAACTGATGGAGGTCGTCGTTAGATTGCGTTCTGTCACTCCAGGATCACCCGCGCAGGAATTGACTCTGCGCAGGAACCCTCAGGGTCAGTTGGGCTTCCATGTTCAGCCTGATGGCGTTGTCACTCAAGTCGAAACATCAGGTTTGGCGCATCAAGTTGGGCTGCGGCATGGAGCAAGGCTTGTCGAA atTTGTAAAATTGCTGTTTCTACTTTAAGCCATGATCAGATGGTAGATCTGCTGAAAACATCTTTACTTGTTACAGTCACCGTGATTCCTCCCCTACCAGATGGATCACCAAGAAG GGGCTGTTCTCTGCAAAATTGCAAGTACACTTCTAGTAACTACGAAGTAGACTATGAGAATTTATCCAATGTTGAAGACATGAAAGCTAGTCCCAAAAAAGTTGCTGTGCTTCAGCAAGCTGTTCCATCTCATCATAGACGAAG ATATGAAAGGAGTTTTTCTCCTCCGAGGTCTAGTAGCAGCAGTGGATATGGCACTGGAAGTAGTAGTAAATCATTCAGTGGTGTTGATCCAAGATTTCCAGCCAACCACGAG GGAACTTTGATGAGCTGCTCAAGCGGTCACTCAAGTAACAACGATGACAGGTGGTACGATCTCCTGGAGCCACCGATTGACCTGGATAACCAGTCGGCCAACCACCGAGTCCAGTCTGACCTTAATGACTCGCCGCCACCCCCTCTGCCAGCCCGCCTCCACTCTACCACGCTCAACAACTCAAACACTAAATCACCTTACAACAGCAGCCATACAAAGATCTACCAAAGCAACTCGTTGCCACTGAGCAACAACAACAGTTTCTCCCTCTCTGTCGCGTCGGGTCTAAAAAACTCGTCCGCGGCCAAATTCGGAGGAAGTCGCATCGATTTCATGCCGGTGCTCGACAAGAACATGAATAACTCCTCTGATTTGGCGCCCCATCAGCATGATTTCAAGGTCGGCGAGAAGGTCACGACCTGTTTGATGAGCCCCTCAGATCGCAATGACGAGATGCAGAGGAATCTGAATCACCACAGTGACTCCGTAAACGAGTATCATTTGGTGACTAGGATGCCCAAG GTCTCTGATTACAATGGCAGCAGTATTTATGCTCAAATTGATACAGACAAATCTGCAAGTCTTCCTCTCAGTGTTTTATCCAATGACACAGACAGTGAAAGAGCGCAGAGTGAAG ggaGTGGAACCATGTCGACCAGCTCTCGATTCTCAGCAAAATCAATGCCAGGGACTCCGTCTAGCCGAGGACAGAGTCCACGTAGACTTCGAGACACTGGTGAAGCACGGTTGCGACCAGAGGTTGCATCAAGATCGCCAGCCAATAGACACAGTGCAAATCTGAACAGCACCCTCCAGCAAGACCTGATGAAACTGATAAGCCCAGAGTATCTTTCCTCTGATGACTCAGCTCTGAACAAG tcacaTGGTGGAAATATGTCTGGACTAAGCGGGAAAATTTATAGTAACGGCAATAGTGTTTCCCAGAGCACAACCAGTATCCCAGATTTGTTGCACCGCTCCAAGTCTCGTGACAACATTCACAGTAGTGCCAATTCAACTCTAAGCGGCTCAGCGTTGAGTGTGGCCAGCGAGGTCATTCTTACCATGGCTCGCCCGGCCACTGTTATTTCCAATGCACCCAGTCCTCAGCCTGGGCCCATGGAATCCAAACTCTCCAAAGAAGAAAG ACTGTCACCTCGAGTCACAAAGCTGAGTCCTGTTAAAGCAGACCCGAATCTCGTAGTGTCTCCAGAATACCGGGAAGACAAAAGAAGCTCCAGCATGCGAGAAAAACTGTCCAACTCCATGATCCATATCTCAAACTCAAGCTCTGCCTCAGATACAGGGATTTATGGAGTCAGCACTAGTACGCCccacaaaaaaaatgatgaaaacctCGGCATCTGGGTCTCTGATGTCGCTGAAAAACTTGGATTAGACTCCTGTTCAAAAATAAC AAATCGTCAGATGGTAGAGCTGCAAAAGCACTTATCGCAGCTAGAGAGTCGCCTGACGAGAGAGACCAAACGCAGGCTGTCTCTGGAAGATGAAGTTAGAAGCCTGCGGGATGAAAACCGGAGACTACAAGAAGAATCTCAAAACACTGCCCAACAGTTCCGTCAGTTCACCAACTGGTTTTATCAAACGATCGAAAAACAGCAATAA